In a single window of the Pseudomonas entomophila genome:
- a CDS encoding GntR family transcriptional regulator encodes MAEKPKLLSSVLGSEQVPPHLARSVIEERLRSAILDGRLPPGTALRQQELASLFGVSRMPVREALRQLEAQSLLQVVMHKGAVVAPLIGEDAVDTYALRVILETEALRQSIPLLDANDIAQARGYIQQLENETRHAEIGRLNRLFHMALYSKAHNQKLLRMIEIELNEEERFLRFHLSSMGLGKLTQDDHIALVDAASDKLVDDAVRLLEAHLNNAARTIRKYLDRQSTADQ; translated from the coding sequence GTGGCTGAGAAACCCAAACTCCTGAGCTCCGTGCTGGGCAGCGAGCAAGTTCCGCCGCACCTCGCCCGCAGCGTCATCGAAGAGCGCCTGCGCAGTGCCATCCTCGACGGCCGCCTACCTCCAGGCACCGCCCTGCGCCAACAGGAGCTGGCCAGCCTCTTCGGCGTCAGCCGCATGCCGGTACGCGAAGCCCTGCGCCAGCTCGAAGCGCAATCGCTGTTGCAGGTGGTCATGCACAAAGGCGCCGTGGTCGCGCCGCTGATCGGCGAGGATGCAGTCGACACCTACGCATTGCGTGTCATCCTCGAAACCGAGGCCCTGCGTCAATCGATCCCCCTGCTCGATGCCAATGACATCGCCCAGGCCCGTGGTTATATCCAGCAGCTGGAAAACGAAACCCGTCACGCCGAGATCGGCCGCCTCAACCGCCTGTTCCACATGGCCCTCTACAGCAAGGCGCACAACCAGAAGTTGCTGCGCATGATCGAGATCGAACTCAACGAAGAGGAGCGCTTCCTGCGTTTCCACCTGTCGTCGATGGGGCTGGGCAAGCTGACACAGGACGACCACATCGCCCTGGTGGATGCGGCCAGCGACAAACTGGTGGATGATGCCGTCAGGTTGCTCGAAGCCCACCTGAACAATGCCGCCCGCACCATCAGGAAATACCTCGACCGACAGTCGACAGCCGATCAGTGA